The following proteins come from a genomic window of Triticum aestivum cultivar Chinese Spring chromosome 6A, IWGSC CS RefSeq v2.1, whole genome shotgun sequence:
- the LOC123128555 gene encoding uncharacterized protein, translated as MEADAATPSPPGSRKRSSRPRPRPDDGRPEPYPSPRGSPSRRSERTRRPRAPPDSDAVTAPADRRARAPSPALRRPVRAFQEAAALAALAASAPAASSSGARSYGVVWSDADEVALLNAAAAFRVRHGRVPGLPDMGALFDAIRGSISPHIDQPKVYYKLKRLKSKFDHAVPSAVVSRHEQRLRDLCKKVWGANFGLPAEKDAAPEEEEDDEEEERGRGNVPDAAAMLPVATEVLDAYWKTDGPALSGVSLEKGLSKLATEDARWIEAKWRRQLDAEVHSQIKRHDLAKEVYGLLLDAIKGLGP; from the coding sequence ATGGAGGCCGACGCGGCGACCCCGTCCCCACCGGGGTCGAGGAAGCGCTCGTCCCGCCCCAGGCCGCGCCCGGACGACGGCCGCCCCGAGCCCTACCCTAGCCCGCGCGGCTCCCCCTCCCGCAGGAGCGAGCGCACGCGCCGGCCCCGCGCGCCCCCGGACTCCGACGCGGTGACCGCGCCCGCCGACCGCAGGGCCCGCGCGCCCTCGCCCGCCCTCCGCAGGCCCGTCCGCGCCTTCCAGGAGGCCGCCGCGCTGGCCGCGCTGGCCGCCAGCGCGCCCGCCGCGTCCTCCTCCGGCGCCAGATCCTACGGCGTGGTCTGGAGCGACGCCGACGAGGTGGCCCTCCTCAacgcggcggccgccttccgcgtGCGCCACGGCCGCGTCCCGGGCCTCCCGGACATGGGCGCGCTCTTCGACGCCATCCGGGGCTCCATCTCCCCGCACATCGACCAGCCCAAGGTGTACTACAAGCTGAAGCGGCTCAAGAGCAAGTTCGACCACGCGGTGCCGTCCGCGGTCGTCAGCCGGCACGAGCAGCGCCTGCGCGACCTCTGCAAGAAGGTCTGGGGCGCCAACTTCGGCCTGCCCGCCGAAAAGGACGCCGCgccggaggaagaggaggacgacgaggaggaggagcgcgggcGCGGCAACGTCCCGGACGCGGCAGCCATGCTCCCGGTGGCCACCGAGGTGCTCGATGCGTACTGGAAGACGGACGGCCCGGCGCTGTCCGGGGTGTCCCTGGAGAAGGGGCTGTCAAAGCTAGCAACGGAAGACGCGAGATGGATCGAAGCCAAGTGGAGGCGGCAGCTGGATGCAGAAGTGCACTCGCAGATTAAGCGGCACGATCTGGCCAAGGAGGTCTACGGCCTGCTCCTTGACGCCATTAAGGGCCTCGGCCCCTAG